The following proteins come from a genomic window of Maribacter sp. HTCC2170:
- a CDS encoding universal stress protein yields MRKILVPTDFSENAFNALKYACQVFKYEKSEIFIMHAYADEVYQQDRLTKRSQLEQLKEETSQRSERRLKKVLDEVESHYPNPHHNYRIVSAFGSLIDEVNDLVNQENMDIVVMATRGETNNRSITFGSNTLQVLKYISCPVLAIPEGFEYHAPKEVLFPTNYLVPYKRRELKLLCDMSGSFRSTIHMLYIDPVQKLSLRQEDNQQFLNDCLPKAKLVFETTQEKDKTIAITKYIVHKDIDMLVLVNSRHSFLEDMLCQSTIDKIGLHIKIPFLVMQNLYR; encoded by the coding sequence ATGAGAAAGATTTTGGTGCCTACGGATTTTTCGGAAAACGCTTTCAATGCATTAAAATATGCGTGTCAGGTTTTTAAATACGAGAAAAGTGAAATCTTTATTATGCACGCTTATGCAGATGAGGTTTATCAACAAGATAGGCTAACAAAACGATCTCAACTTGAACAGTTAAAAGAGGAAACATCCCAACGCTCAGAGAGGCGCTTAAAAAAAGTTCTTGATGAGGTTGAGTCCCATTACCCAAATCCTCATCATAATTATAGAATTGTATCTGCTTTTGGTTCACTTATAGATGAAGTCAATGATTTGGTGAATCAAGAAAACATGGATATTGTTGTGATGGCCACAAGAGGAGAAACCAACAATCGCAGTATTACTTTTGGAAGTAACACCTTGCAGGTACTAAAATATATCAGTTGTCCGGTTTTGGCAATTCCTGAAGGTTTTGAGTATCATGCCCCTAAAGAAGTACTCTTTCCTACCAATTATTTAGTCCCCTATAAAAGACGTGAATTAAAATTACTTTGCGATATGTCAGGATCTTTTAGATCCACAATACATATGCTTTATATTGATCCCGTTCAAAAATTATCACTGCGGCAGGAGGACAATCAACAATTTTTAAATGATTGTTTGCCAAAGGCTAAACTGGTATTTGAGACGACCCAAGAAAAGGATAAGACGATTGCTATTACCAAGTACATTGTTCATAAAGATATTGATATGTTGGTTTTGGTGAACTCTAGACACTCTTTTCTTGAAGATATGCTCTGTCAATCAACTATTGATAAAATAGGGCTGCACATAAAAATTCCGTTTTTGGTAATGCAAAACTTATATAGATAA
- a CDS encoding efflux RND transporter periplasmic adaptor subunit — protein sequence MRFGLFVLLLISLMWSCGSDKERIQPKKSTLVESVYASAIIQPDSLYEVYSAVAGILDKQYVNEGDTILNGGALFQIFNKTPALNRENAKINLQLAQAEYNGSATVLEGLQKEILTAKLKLHNDSINFTRQDRLWKQEIGSKAEYDLRKLNYELSFNNLKVLQNNFDRTKNELNNRVKQANNTYQAAVVTTKDFTITSKINGRVYAIYNNIGEIITTMQPLASIGSTDDFLIELLVDEVDIVKLKTNQKVVITLDAYGGQVFEGKIFKIYPKKDERTQTFKVEAFFDNAPKTLYPGLAGEANIIISKKENILTIPLAYLMKDNKVNTSDGIKQVTVGVRNLKEVEILSGLDEQTEILKPEE from the coding sequence ATGAGATTTGGACTGTTCGTTTTACTTCTTATTTCCCTTATGTGGTCCTGTGGTTCTGACAAAGAGCGTATTCAACCTAAAAAATCAACGCTGGTAGAATCAGTTTATGCTTCGGCCATAATTCAACCAGACAGTCTTTACGAAGTGTATTCTGCGGTTGCTGGAATTTTAGACAAACAATATGTGAATGAAGGCGATACTATTTTAAATGGAGGTGCACTATTTCAAATATTCAATAAAACACCTGCCTTGAATAGAGAAAATGCCAAAATTAATCTTCAACTGGCACAAGCCGAATACAATGGAAGTGCTACAGTGTTGGAAGGTCTACAAAAGGAAATTTTGACGGCTAAATTAAAACTACACAACGACTCAATCAATTTCACCAGGCAGGATCGATTATGGAAACAGGAAATTGGATCAAAGGCAGAATATGACCTGCGAAAACTGAACTACGAACTTTCATTCAACAATTTAAAAGTATTGCAGAATAATTTCGACAGGACCAAAAATGAATTAAACAATAGGGTTAAACAAGCAAATAATACATACCAAGCGGCCGTTGTAACCACTAAGGATTTTACTATAACCAGTAAAATAAATGGTCGTGTCTATGCCATTTACAATAATATCGGCGAAATAATAACCACTATGCAACCTCTCGCCAGTATAGGAAGTACAGATGATTTCCTGATTGAATTATTAGTTGACGAAGTGGATATTGTAAAGCTTAAAACCAACCAAAAAGTAGTCATCACATTAGATGCCTATGGGGGTCAAGTTTTCGAGGGAAAAATATTCAAAATCTATCCTAAAAAAGATGAGCGCACCCAAACCTTTAAGGTTGAAGCTTTTTTCGACAATGCACCAAAAACACTGTACCCAGGGCTTGCTGGTGAGGCAAATATTATTATTTCAAAAAAAGAAAACATTTTGACAATACCGTTGGCTTATTTAATGAAAGACAATAAGGTAAATACGTCTGATGGTATAAAACAGGTCACCGTCGGGGTTAGAAATCTAAAGGAGGTTGAAATACTTTCAGGACTAGATGAGCAAACAGAAATATTAAAACCCGAAGAATGA
- a CDS encoding universal stress protein, translating to MKRIILPTDFSDNAYNAICYALNLFKDEESTFYLLHTYTPAIYQAEYVLHSPGQIGLGDIYQENSLTQLEDLKAQLKTEFNNKKHTFMVHSAFNTLVDEIVETSKSENADLVIMGTQGATGAKEILIGTNTVHVIKKACCPVIAIPPKFKYETPKEILFPTDLEINFQEEQLKELNFLAKNHISRIDVIHVSAGYDLSKTQLKNKSRLDDIFSGIAHLFHELPNQEVITAINNFQSKHKVNLLVMIQNRHTFLERLFIEPVIKKLGFHVTIPFMVIPPHKNN from the coding sequence ATGAAACGTATAATTCTACCTACCGATTTTTCAGACAATGCATATAATGCGATTTGTTACGCCCTTAACCTCTTCAAGGATGAAGAAAGTACATTTTATCTTTTGCATACATATACTCCGGCAATTTATCAAGCAGAGTATGTGCTTCATAGTCCAGGACAAATAGGCCTTGGTGATATTTATCAGGAAAATTCTTTGACACAATTAGAAGATTTAAAAGCGCAATTAAAAACCGAGTTCAATAATAAAAAACACACTTTCATGGTCCATTCGGCTTTCAACACTTTGGTCGATGAGATTGTTGAGACTTCAAAAAGTGAAAATGCCGATCTCGTTATTATGGGCACCCAAGGAGCAACAGGGGCCAAGGAAATTTTGATAGGAACCAATACGGTACATGTGATCAAAAAAGCCTGTTGTCCTGTAATCGCCATTCCACCGAAGTTTAAATACGAAACTCCAAAAGAGATACTATTTCCTACGGATTTAGAAATTAATTTTCAAGAAGAACAGTTGAAAGAGCTCAATTTTTTGGCTAAAAACCATATTTCTAGAATAGATGTTATACATGTATCGGCAGGTTATGATCTTAGTAAGACCCAACTAAAGAATAAATCAAGATTAGATGATATTTTTAGTGGTATTGCGCACTTGTTTCATGAACTTCCAAATCAAGAAGTCATAACGGCGATCAATAATTTTCAAAGTAAGCATAAAGTAAACTTATTGGTAATGATACAGAATAGACATACATTTTTAGAGAGACTTTTTATTGAACCTGTCATTAAGAAGTTAGGCTTTCATGTAACTATACCATTTATGGTAATTCCTCCACATAAAAACAATTGA
- a CDS encoding DoxX family protein, which produces MKEMVMRIGNRVSINCLPCVCIGIVYLWFGMLKFFPGVSPAETIALDTISELTLGVVTPDVSIILLALWETIIGVLLIIGLFSRAALNLAIVHMILTFTPFLFFPELTFTNAPFGLTLLGQYIVKNIVFLAIMIYILSKERKTERKLFS; this is translated from the coding sequence ATGAAAGAAATGGTTATGAGGATTGGGAATAGAGTGTCAATAAATTGCCTTCCCTGTGTGTGTATTGGTATTGTATATCTATGGTTTGGTATGTTGAAGTTTTTTCCTGGAGTGAGCCCAGCTGAAACTATTGCACTGGATACCATTTCTGAACTCACTTTAGGAGTTGTTACTCCAGATGTGTCAATCATATTGCTGGCGCTATGGGAAACCATTATTGGCGTTTTATTAATTATAGGATTGTTTAGTAGAGCAGCATTGAATCTGGCCATTGTTCATATGATACTTACCTTTACCCCATTTTTATTCTTCCCGGAATTAACATTTACCAACGCTCCGTTTGGTTTAACCCTTTTAGGACAATACATTGTAAAGAATATAGTGTTCCTTGCCATTATGATTTACATTCTTTCTAAAGAGCGTAAAACAGAAAGGAAACTTTTTAGTTAA
- the trxA gene encoding thioredoxin: MKSSFKKLISSDIPVLVDFFAEWCGPCKMLAPILKDVKEELGDTVKIVKIDVDKNQSIASKYNVRGVPTMLLFKNGKQVWRQSGVLQKNDIIEIIQSQN, encoded by the coding sequence ATGAAGAGTAGTTTTAAGAAATTAATCAGTTCAGATATTCCCGTTTTGGTAGATTTTTTTGCGGAATGGTGTGGCCCGTGCAAGATGCTGGCCCCTATCTTGAAAGATGTAAAAGAGGAACTGGGCGATACCGTAAAAATTGTAAAAATAGATGTTGATAAGAATCAATCAATAGCTTCGAAATACAATGTGCGAGGAGTACCCACAATGCTCCTGTTTAAAAATGGAAAGCAGGTTTGGCGGCAATCAGGTGTTCTTCAAAAAAATGATATTATTGAAATAATACAATCCCAAAACTGA
- a CDS encoding DnaJ C-terminal domain-containing protein — MKFIDYYSILGIQKGATQNDIKKAYRKLARKYHPDVNPNDTDAERKFKEINEAHEVLGNTDKRKKYDQYGKDWQHADEIEKAKKAQQQQRGYRTQQSGGFGEDDFSDFFESMFGSGHSSASSGQSQVRFRGQDYNAELQLQLTDIYQTHKRTLTVNNKNIRITVPAGIENGQTIKIKEHGGPGRNGGPNGDLFITFSIINNTNFTRDGGNLYKVVELDLYTALLGGDITVNTFDGKVKLKVKPETQNGTKIKLKSKGFPIYKRDGKYGDLFITYSIKNPKNLSNQEKDLFKELASLRKNK, encoded by the coding sequence ATGAAGTTCATTGACTACTACAGTATTTTGGGTATTCAAAAAGGAGCAACACAGAACGATATAAAAAAAGCGTATCGTAAGCTCGCAAGAAAATATCATCCTGATGTAAACCCTAATGATACTGATGCAGAACGTAAGTTTAAAGAAATCAATGAAGCACATGAAGTATTGGGTAATACTGATAAACGAAAAAAATATGATCAATACGGTAAAGATTGGCAACATGCCGATGAAATAGAAAAAGCAAAAAAAGCCCAGCAACAACAAAGAGGATATCGCACACAACAATCAGGAGGTTTTGGAGAAGATGATTTTTCAGATTTTTTTGAATCAATGTTCGGAAGTGGGCATTCATCGGCAAGTTCAGGGCAGAGCCAAGTAAGATTTAGGGGTCAGGATTATAATGCCGAACTACAGTTGCAATTGACCGATATTTATCAAACCCATAAACGTACTCTAACGGTCAATAACAAAAATATTCGTATCACTGTACCGGCAGGAATTGAAAATGGGCAAACTATTAAAATAAAAGAACACGGTGGTCCCGGCAGAAACGGCGGGCCAAATGGTGATCTATTCATCACCTTTTCAATAATTAACAATACCAATTTCACAAGAGATGGTGGTAATCTATATAAAGTGGTTGAACTTGATCTTTATACCGCACTTTTAGGAGGTGATATAACCGTTAATACTTTTGATGGAAAAGTTAAACTAAAGGTTAAACCCGAAACTCAAAACGGAACCAAAATCAAACTGAAATCGAAAGGATTCCCCATTTACAAGAGAGATGGAAAGTATGGAGATCTTTTTATAACCTATAGTATCAAAAATCCTAAAAACCTATCAAATCAGGAGAAAGATCTTTTTAAAGAATTGGCCTCATTAAGAAAGAACAAATGA
- a CDS encoding PAS domain-containing sensor histidine kinase codes for MRVFARNNNIFKLLSEAVSEGLLVVNRERLIVATNRKADRMFGYYREELIGKPLKMLVPDPYKKGHDKHVDEYFKNHKAHKMAVERSLYGKRKNKEQFPIEVSLNPFRIYDADYVLALVFDQTEISKRDIKIKELNDHLEKKIKTRTLELRETVAKLKKEIRRRKEAEKKIKFALQRERELNELKTKFLSLVSHEFKTPLSGILTSATLVGKYKGSEHQEKRDKHLKTIIGEVKHLNAILTDFLSIERLEKGKEIYKFTEFSLSKVVNEVVYNANMLLKSGQHINYPQNIDDVVIYQDEKIVTLIITNLLYNSVKYSPEDSDIDILIAIENDMMILNIKDQGIGIPKKDQKHIFERYFRAENALLSQGTGIGLNIIKSHIENLGGEISFISVENKGSTFTVKLPIGIKIDV; via the coding sequence ATGAGGGTATTTGCGAGGAACAATAACATTTTCAAGCTGCTTTCCGAGGCTGTATCAGAGGGTTTGTTGGTAGTGAATAGAGAAAGGTTGATTGTAGCCACCAATAGAAAGGCAGATAGGATGTTTGGATACTATCGAGAAGAATTGATTGGAAAGCCATTGAAAATGCTGGTTCCCGACCCTTATAAGAAAGGACATGACAAACATGTTGACGAATATTTCAAAAATCATAAAGCTCATAAAATGGCTGTTGAACGCAGTCTTTATGGCAAACGTAAGAACAAAGAACAATTCCCTATTGAAGTAAGTCTCAATCCATTTAGAATTTATGATGCGGATTATGTATTGGCGCTTGTCTTTGATCAGACCGAAATAAGCAAGCGGGATATTAAAATCAAAGAACTGAATGACCATTTAGAAAAGAAGATCAAAACTCGTACTCTTGAGTTAAGGGAAACCGTAGCTAAGCTAAAAAAAGAAATCCGTAGACGAAAAGAAGCCGAAAAGAAAATAAAGTTCGCCTTACAACGAGAGCGTGAATTAAATGAATTAAAAACCAAATTCCTTTCCTTGGTCTCGCACGAGTTTAAAACTCCATTAAGTGGTATTCTTACTTCGGCCACTTTGGTCGGTAAGTATAAAGGTTCCGAACATCAAGAAAAAAGGGATAAACATTTGAAAACGATAATCGGTGAAGTTAAGCACCTAAATGCAATATTGACCGATTTTCTTTCAATAGAACGACTCGAAAAAGGAAAGGAAATATATAAATTCACAGAGTTTTCTTTGAGCAAGGTCGTAAATGAAGTGGTCTATAATGCGAATATGCTCCTAAAAAGTGGTCAACACATAAATTATCCCCAAAATATTGATGATGTTGTTATTTATCAAGATGAAAAGATTGTTACACTGATTATCACAAATCTCTTATATAATTCAGTAAAGTATTCTCCCGAGGATTCGGATATTGATATACTTATAGCTATTGAAAATGATATGATGATTTTGAATATCAAGGATCAAGGTATTGGTATTCCTAAAAAAGACCAAAAACATATTTTTGAAAGATATTTTAGAGCTGAGAATGCGCTCTTGAGTCAAGGTACTGGGATTGGCTTGAATATTATTAAAAGTCATATAGAGAACTTGGGAGGTGAAATTAGTTTTATAAGTGTTGAGAACAAGGGGTCAACCTTTACAGTAAAACTTCCAATAGGAATTAAAATCGATGTATAA
- a CDS encoding chaperone modulator CbpM: protein MKKYEYVEVRKFCLGHGIETKFMLELHEFGLIELIHVKDLQYLALNEIAKAEKIIRLYSDLDINLEGIQVIHDLLGRLEKKQNEIIMLKNKLSNYE from the coding sequence ATGAAAAAGTATGAATATGTAGAAGTTAGGAAGTTTTGTCTTGGACACGGAATTGAGACTAAGTTTATGCTTGAATTGCATGAATTCGGGTTGATTGAACTAATTCATGTCAAAGATTTGCAATATCTCGCGCTCAACGAAATAGCGAAGGCTGAAAAAATCATTCGGTTATACTCTGACTTAGACATAAACTTGGAAGGCATTCAAGTGATCCACGATTTACTTGGGCGTTTGGAAAAAAAACAAAACGAGATTATAATGCTAAAAAACAAACTTAGTAATTATGAATAA
- a CDS encoding universal stress protein, whose protein sequence is MQNILIPTDFSNDAYNALYYVSKLFKSKACNFYLLNVYDEGTPLISRKVDNGHGEHKGLLEQLSDESHEELDHTYHKINLDHRCPNHKYKMISKKMDLVEAINIVIDDHDIDLIVMGNKGATQRLGVFWGSTTTKTIASVKRCPILAVPMNSDFKVPYEIAFATNYKRFYDAEVLEPLKQMATNCGAAVRVVHINEEEQLTKTQEGNLKTLRAYLDPMENSVHWMPNFTSKAKAIQVFLDELGIGMLVMVNYEHSFLENLLHEPVIKKLTFDIETPFLVIPGNN, encoded by the coding sequence ATGCAAAATATCTTAATACCTACCGATTTTTCAAATGATGCGTATAATGCTCTTTACTATGTGTCAAAGCTTTTTAAAAGCAAAGCCTGTAATTTTTATCTTTTAAATGTCTATGACGAAGGCACGCCACTAATAAGTCGAAAGGTAGATAATGGCCATGGTGAACATAAAGGATTGCTAGAACAGCTTAGTGATGAATCCCACGAGGAGCTAGATCATACCTATCATAAAATTAATCTTGACCATAGGTGCCCTAACCATAAGTACAAAATGATATCGAAAAAAATGGATTTGGTTGAGGCGATCAATATAGTTATTGATGATCACGATATAGATCTTATAGTAATGGGTAATAAGGGCGCAACACAGAGGTTGGGTGTTTTTTGGGGAAGTACCACCACTAAAACCATAGCATCTGTTAAAAGGTGTCCAATTCTTGCTGTGCCGATGAATTCAGATTTTAAGGTGCCTTACGAAATTGCTTTTGCTACAAACTATAAAAGATTTTATGATGCAGAGGTTCTTGAGCCTCTTAAACAAATGGCCACAAATTGTGGAGCAGCCGTACGTGTAGTGCATATAAATGAGGAAGAGCAACTGACCAAAACCCAAGAAGGGAATTTGAAAACTTTAAGGGCATATTTAGATCCAATGGAAAATTCAGTACACTGGATGCCTAATTTTACTAGTAAAGCCAAGGCCATACAAGTTTTTTTAGATGAGTTGGGCATAGGCATGTTGGTCATGGTTAATTATGAACATAGTTTCTTGGAAAATTTATTACATGAACCCGTTATAAAGAAATTGACTTTCGATATTGAAACTCCATTTTTGGTAATTCCTGGAAACAACTGA
- a CDS encoding ATP cone domain-containing protein: MVSQEFQVVKSSGERTRFSLTKLRKSLVRSGADEALVSRILDQVRDELYQGISTKEIYNRAFTLLKKKKSVFASKYKLKKAIYELGPTGFPFEKFVAALLEYSGYNTEVGKILQGKCVPHEVDVFARKNGSISVIECKFHGDEGRNCNVKVPLYIHSRYEDILAHWTTKKSNKIPLEKGWVVTNTRFTKDAVKYGQCAGLYLLSWDFPKEDGLKARIDRLGLYPITVSALLSSREKQFLLSRDIVLCRQLLNDHFFLDHLEIGGKRKEKILKELQTLCNC, encoded by the coding sequence ATGGTAAGTCAGGAATTTCAAGTTGTTAAGTCATCTGGGGAAAGAACAAGGTTTTCATTGACCAAGCTTAGAAAGTCTTTGGTAAGGAGCGGGGCCGATGAAGCTTTGGTAAGTCGAATTCTGGATCAAGTTCGTGATGAACTTTATCAAGGTATATCCACCAAGGAAATATATAATCGTGCTTTTACCTTATTGAAAAAGAAAAAATCGGTCTTTGCCTCAAAATACAAACTTAAAAAGGCAATCTACGAACTCGGACCTACAGGTTTTCCGTTTGAGAAATTTGTAGCGGCTTTGTTGGAGTATTCTGGATATAATACTGAAGTAGGTAAAATTCTCCAAGGCAAATGTGTGCCGCACGAGGTTGATGTCTTTGCACGAAAAAATGGTAGCATATCTGTGATTGAATGCAAATTTCATGGGGATGAGGGGCGCAATTGTAACGTGAAGGTTCCATTGTATATCCATTCCCGATATGAAGATATCTTGGCACATTGGACAACTAAAAAATCCAACAAAATTCCGTTGGAGAAAGGGTGGGTGGTAACCAATACGCGATTCACCAAAGATGCAGTTAAATACGGCCAGTGTGCAGGGTTGTATTTATTGAGTTGGGATTTCCCCAAGGAAGATGGTTTAAAAGCCAGGATAGATCGTTTGGGTCTATACCCAATAACAGTATCTGCATTATTAAGCTCACGCGAAAAACAGTTTTTACTAAGCAGGGATATTGTTTTATGTCGACAATTGTTGAACGACCATTTTTTTCTTGATCATCTTGAGATTGGTGGCAAAAGAAAAGAAAAAATACTAAAAGAGTTACAAACACTATGTAATTGCTGA
- a CDS encoding response regulator has protein sequence MRKVLLIEDDTVLRENTAELLELSDYEVITASNGRKGVIAAKEHMPNVIVCDIMMPVLDGYGVLKELGEDEMTKHIPFIFLSAKTEKKDVRKGMNLGADDYVTKPFEETELINAIESRLARAAILNEFGKPVENEENTDDSGIKTIHQFKNFMDDNGEEMQFSQGEEVYREGGNVHMVYLVLKGIVKTYKLDESGKELITGIYNADEFFGFSSLTANEVYEEFATTMEDTKLVGVNKDKLRLVLKENQDLAMELMHVLAENLTEVKQQLLEMAYGSVRKKTASTLLKFADKLKQDKDGNMHILRSDLASVAGMATETLIRTLSSFRKEGLIGMEDHSIKILDAKALASIY, from the coding sequence ATGCGAAAAGTATTATTGATTGAAGATGATACGGTACTAAGGGAAAATACTGCCGAGCTTTTAGAATTATCGGATTATGAGGTAATCACCGCTTCTAACGGAAGAAAAGGTGTGATAGCAGCGAAAGAACATATGCCAAATGTTATAGTATGCGACATCATGATGCCGGTTTTGGATGGCTATGGTGTGCTTAAGGAATTGGGAGAAGATGAAATGACCAAGCATATACCTTTTATCTTTTTATCAGCCAAAACGGAGAAAAAAGATGTACGAAAAGGAATGAACCTAGGTGCTGACGACTATGTGACCAAACCTTTCGAAGAGACTGAACTTATTAATGCCATAGAAAGTAGATTGGCGAGAGCTGCAATTTTAAATGAATTTGGGAAGCCTGTAGAAAATGAAGAAAATACAGATGACAGTGGCATAAAAACCATTCACCAGTTTAAAAATTTTATGGATGACAATGGTGAGGAAATGCAATTTTCACAAGGTGAAGAAGTATATCGTGAAGGTGGTAATGTGCACATGGTATACTTGGTGTTGAAGGGAATTGTAAAGACATATAAATTAGATGAAAGTGGTAAAGAATTGATTACAGGAATATATAACGCTGATGAGTTCTTTGGTTTTTCATCATTGACTGCAAATGAAGTTTATGAAGAATTCGCCACAACTATGGAAGATACCAAGCTTGTAGGTGTAAACAAGGATAAGTTACGTTTGGTTTTAAAGGAAAATCAAGACTTGGCAATGGAACTTATGCATGTTTTGGCGGAAAACCTAACAGAGGTAAAACAACAATTATTGGAAATGGCCTATGGATCCGTCAGAAAGAAAACTGCAAGTACGTTATTAAAGTTTGCAGATAAACTTAAGCAGGATAAAGATGGCAATATGCACATTCTCAGAAGCGATTTGGCAAGTGTTGCTGGCATGGCCACAGAAACTTTGATACGCACACTTTCAAGTTTTAGGAAAGAAGGGCTCATTGGGATGGAAGATCACAGTATAAAAATTCTTGACGCCAAAGCCTTGGCCAGTATTTATTAA
- a CDS encoding universal stress protein yields MMLHILVPTDFSENAWNALKYGLQLYKDFNCTFYLLHVNPIPKYSGAGTAVKGSSRMAHETILKETNENLEDLLSKVEKNYVNTKHSFVTIGLYDFFVDSIKREVESKKIDLIIMGTKGSSGLKKVTMGSNTGDVITKVKCPLLAVPENTIFKRPIEIAFPTDYHLGYDLKVLDTLIDMVTMNKSDLRVLHISKKGEGLSEEQQKNKEFLNDYLQDVEHSFHSLTGTDIEAAVQCFTESRNTDMIAMVAKNLNFFQRILFRPKVEQISYHTDIPFLVLHE; encoded by the coding sequence ATGATGTTGCATATTTTAGTACCTACCGATTTTTCAGAGAACGCCTGGAACGCTTTAAAATATGGGCTACAGTTATATAAAGATTTTAACTGCACTTTTTATCTTTTACATGTAAATCCGATTCCTAAGTATTCGGGCGCAGGAACAGCGGTCAAAGGGTCTTCAAGAATGGCCCATGAAACTATATTAAAAGAAACCAATGAAAATCTTGAAGACTTGTTGTCCAAAGTTGAGAAGAATTACGTCAACACTAAGCATTCGTTTGTAACTATAGGTTTGTATGATTTTTTTGTTGATTCAATCAAACGGGAAGTAGAATCAAAAAAAATAGATTTGATAATAATGGGTACCAAAGGATCATCAGGTCTTAAGAAGGTTACCATGGGCAGCAATACTGGGGATGTAATAACAAAGGTCAAATGTCCATTATTAGCAGTGCCAGAGAATACAATATTCAAAAGACCAATCGAAATAGCTTTTCCTACAGATTATCATTTAGGTTATGATTTAAAAGTTTTGGACACGCTTATTGATATGGTAACAATGAACAAATCTGACTTGAGGGTTCTTCATATTTCCAAAAAAGGTGAGGGGTTAAGTGAAGAACAGCAAAAAAACAAGGAATTTTTGAACGATTACCTACAAGATGTAGAACATAGTTTTCACTCACTCACGGGTACTGACATAGAGGCTGCGGTACAATGTTTTACAGAGAGTAGGAATACTGATATGATTGCGATGGTTGCAAAGAACCTGAATTTCTTTCAACGTATACTATTTCGGCCTAAGGTTGAGCAAATTAGCTATCATACCGATATACCATTTCTTGTTCTACACGAATAA